A single genomic interval of Deltaproteobacteria bacterium harbors:
- the nth gene encoding endonuclease III, protein MTRKTPAIGPETPEARRTRARKIDRALADAYPDAWCALRHDDAWQLLVATILSAQCTDERVNMVTPTLFARYPTPRALADADPRELERIIHSTGFFRQKAKSLRGVAAATAGEFGGELPRDLETLVTLPGIGRKTANVVLGTAYGVPSIVVDTHVRRVANRLGLTGEDDPTKIEMDLRALVPAASWTRFTHRLIHHGRRICHARKPRCPDCPLLAICPRIGVTDAVKSPT, encoded by the coding sequence ATGACGCGCAAGACCCCGGCCATCGGACCCGAGACCCCGGAAGCCCGGCGGACGCGCGCCCGCAAGATCGACCGCGCGCTCGCCGACGCCTACCCCGACGCCTGGTGCGCCCTACGCCACGACGATGCCTGGCAGCTGCTCGTCGCGACCATCCTTTCGGCGCAGTGCACCGACGAGCGCGTCAACATGGTCACGCCGACGCTCTTCGCGCGCTATCCGACGCCGCGCGCGCTCGCCGACGCCGACCCGCGCGAGCTCGAGCGGATCATCCATTCGACCGGATTCTTCCGGCAGAAGGCGAAGTCGCTGCGGGGGGTCGCGGCGGCCACGGCCGGTGAGTTCGGAGGCGAGCTGCCGCGCGACCTCGAGACCCTGGTCACCCTGCCGGGCATCGGTCGTAAGACCGCCAACGTGGTGCTCGGGACCGCCTACGGCGTGCCGTCGATCGTCGTCGACACCCACGTACGCCGGGTCGCGAACCGCCTCGGACTCACCGGCGAGGACGACCCCACCAAGATCGAGATGGACCTGCGAGCCCTCGTGCCTGCCGCGTCATGGACCCGCTTCACGCACCGGCTGATCCATCACGGCCGGCGGATCTGCCACGCCCGCAAGCCGCGCTGCCCGGACTGCCCGCTCCTCGCCATCTGCCCCCGGATCGGCGTCACCGATGCCGTGAAATCGCCGACATAG
- a CDS encoding phosphoglycerate dehydrogenase has protein sequence MTYRVLATDPLDQQGVDVFTANPEIALDLKPGMKPEELARVIGEYDALVIRSGSKVTADTLKNPGKLRVIGRAGIGVDNIDVPAATARGIVVMNTPGGNNVTTAEHAITLMLAVARFIPQADASLRAGKWERTKFTGTEVCNKTLGVVGLGNIGRIVAERAQGLRMRVIGYDPFVTHEAAAKLGVELVTLDDLYARADFISVHVPMTPETKGLIGAAAFAKMKKGVRIVNAARGGIVDEAALHAAITSGKVAGAALDVFAEEPPPKDHPLLALPQVVVTPHLGAATSEAQINVAIAIAEQITNFLVRGEVQAAVNMPSLSAEMLQLLRPHLLLGEKLGSLLAQLSTEPPTEISVEYAGAVAELDNRPVTIAVLRGLLTRFIDDVNYVNAPTLAKERGIVVKEARANQPTNFVNSIKVRVTRSSGTQVVEGAVFGASILRLVRIDDFYMEAVPDGCVLMLNNHDVPGVVGRVGTLLGQHGINIAGLELGREKAGGMAISFFHVDEAVPETVLADLRRSPDIVSAQLLQL, from the coding sequence ATGACGTACCGAGTTCTCGCGACCGACCCGCTCGACCAGCAGGGCGTCGACGTCTTCACGGCCAACCCCGAGATCGCGCTCGACCTCAAGCCGGGGATGAAGCCGGAGGAGCTCGCCCGCGTGATCGGCGAGTACGACGCGCTCGTGATCCGGAGCGGCAGCAAGGTCACCGCCGACACGCTCAAGAATCCCGGCAAGCTGCGCGTCATCGGGCGCGCCGGCATCGGCGTCGACAACATCGACGTTCCCGCCGCGACGGCGCGCGGCATCGTCGTCATGAACACGCCCGGCGGCAACAACGTGACCACCGCCGAGCACGCCATCACGCTGATGCTCGCGGTGGCGCGCTTCATCCCGCAGGCCGACGCGTCGCTGCGCGCCGGCAAGTGGGAGCGCACCAAGTTCACCGGCACCGAGGTCTGCAACAAGACCCTCGGCGTCGTCGGGCTCGGCAACATCGGGCGCATCGTCGCCGAGCGCGCCCAGGGCCTGCGCATGCGGGTGATCGGCTACGACCCGTTCGTCACGCACGAAGCGGCGGCCAAGCTCGGGGTCGAGCTCGTGACGCTCGACGACCTCTACGCGCGCGCCGACTTCATCTCGGTGCACGTGCCCATGACGCCCGAGACGAAGGGCCTGATCGGGGCCGCCGCGTTCGCCAAGATGAAGAAGGGGGTGCGGATCGTCAACGCCGCGCGCGGCGGCATCGTCGACGAAGCGGCGCTGCACGCGGCCATCACGAGCGGCAAGGTCGCGGGCGCCGCGCTCGACGTGTTCGCCGAGGAGCCCCCGCCGAAGGATCATCCCCTGTTGGCGCTCCCGCAGGTCGTCGTGACGCCGCACCTCGGCGCCGCCACCAGCGAGGCGCAGATCAACGTCGCCATCGCCATCGCCGAGCAGATCACCAACTTCCTCGTGCGCGGCGAGGTTCAAGCCGCCGTCAACATGCCGTCGCTGAGCGCGGAGATGCTGCAGCTGCTGCGTCCGCACCTCCTGCTCGGCGAGAAGCTCGGGAGCCTCCTCGCGCAGCTCTCGACCGAGCCGCCGACCGAGATCTCGGTCGAGTACGCGGGGGCGGTCGCCGAGCTCGACAACCGCCCGGTCACGATCGCGGTGCTGCGCGGCCTGCTGACCCGCTTCATCGACGACGTGAACTACGTGAACGCGCCGACGCTCGCCAAGGAGCGGGGCATCGTCGTGAAGGAAGCGCGCGCCAATCAGCCCACCAACTTCGTCAACTCGATCAAGGTGCGCGTCACGCGGAGCTCCGGGACGCAGGTCGTCGAAGGCGCCGTCTTCGGCGCCAGCATCCTGCGCCTCGTCCGCATCGACGACTTCTACATGGAAGCGGTGCCCGACGGGTGCGTCCTCATGTTGAACAACCACGACGTTCCGGGCGTCGTCGGCCGCGTCGGCACGCTGCTCGGGCAGCACGGCATCAACATCGCCGGCCTCGAGCTCGGCCGCGAGAAGGCGGGCGGCATGGCGATCTCGTTCTTCCACGTCGACGAGGCCGTGCCGGAGACGGTGCTCGCGGATCTGCGTCGCTCGCCGGACATCGTCTCGGCGCAGCTGCTCCAGCTCTGA
- a CDS encoding homoserine kinase: MAGVHMAAYTNLDRRQLAELVEEFGLGKLQAANGNGGGTDGNCRLDTAKGRFWLRIDEERSEMEVKREIDLLLYLRKHGFPCPQLMIDRKGRQYHELGGKCISLFKYIDGHKREGASLTLTQIENAGRVLADLHVIGKGYKKGVDNRFNFERVADVYQEVRDRLPAYFKKITRTLDEEVGYLEHYLECKLPKGIIHGDLYLDNILFRGEKVVGVLDFETASRGKYIFDLATAVNALCYDGERYDLKRFEVLIGGYESLRTLSLAEWDAFPNELRFSALRFTVNRLRAFYLNPVDEAHRINRDFREFYDRLMILRREREGGMEGLLMAMATGYDYRKYQKVRAIEKKGKS, from the coding sequence GTGGCGGGCGTACATATGGCGGCGTACACGAATCTCGATAGGCGGCAATTGGCGGAGCTGGTCGAGGAGTTCGGTCTCGGCAAGTTGCAGGCTGCCAACGGCAACGGTGGCGGGACGGACGGCAATTGTCGCCTCGACACCGCCAAAGGTCGCTTCTGGCTCCGCATCGACGAAGAGCGGAGCGAGATGGAGGTGAAGCGGGAGATCGACCTCCTGCTCTATCTCCGCAAGCACGGCTTTCCGTGTCCGCAGCTCATGATCGACCGCAAGGGCCGCCAGTACCACGAGCTCGGCGGCAAGTGCATCTCGCTCTTCAAGTACATCGACGGCCACAAGCGCGAAGGCGCGAGCCTCACGCTGACGCAGATCGAGAACGCGGGCCGCGTGCTCGCCGACCTGCACGTCATCGGCAAGGGCTACAAGAAGGGCGTCGACAACCGCTTCAACTTCGAGCGCGTGGCCGACGTCTACCAGGAGGTGCGCGACCGCCTGCCGGCGTACTTCAAGAAGATCACGCGCACGCTCGACGAGGAGGTCGGCTACCTCGAGCACTATCTCGAGTGCAAGCTGCCGAAGGGCATCATCCACGGCGACCTCTACCTCGACAACATCCTGTTCCGCGGCGAGAAGGTCGTCGGCGTGCTCGACTTCGAGACCGCCTCCCGCGGCAAGTACATCTTCGACCTCGCGACCGCCGTGAACGCGCTCTGCTACGACGGCGAGCGCTACGACCTGAAGCGATTCGAGGTGCTGATCGGCGGCTACGAGTCGCTCCGTACGTTGTCGCTCGCGGAGTGGGACGCGTTCCCGAACGAGCTCCGCTTCTCGGCCCTCCGCTTCACCGTGAACCGCCTGCGCGCCTTCTACCTGAATCCCGTCGATGAGGCGCATCGCATCAACCGCGACTTCCGCGAGTTCTACGATCGACTCATGATCCTCCGCCGCGAGCGCGAGGGCGGGATGGAAGGTCTCTTGATGGCGATGGCGACGGGCTACGACTACCGGAAGTACCAGAAGGTCCGCGCCATCGAGAAGAAAGGCAAGTCTTGA
- the folE gene encoding GTP cyclohydrolase I FolE, whose amino-acid sequence MSSADLVRGLLRAIGEDPGREGLLKTPDRVARALQFLTKGYHEDPSAILNSALFNEEYSEMIVLKDLDFFSLCEHHMLPFFGKAHVAYIPSKKILGLSKLARLFEVFARRLQVQERLTTQVATSLMEAIEPQGVGVVVEAEHLCMRMRGVEKQNSVVVTSCMLGTFRTRQETREEFMTLIRSRNGR is encoded by the coding sequence TTGAGCAGTGCGGACCTCGTCCGCGGGCTGCTGCGCGCGATCGGCGAAGACCCCGGGCGCGAAGGACTGCTGAAAACGCCGGATCGCGTCGCCCGCGCCCTCCAGTTCCTCACGAAAGGCTACCACGAGGATCCCTCCGCGATCCTGAACTCGGCGCTCTTCAATGAAGAGTACTCCGAGATGATCGTGTTGAAGGATCTCGACTTCTTCTCGCTCTGCGAGCACCACATGCTGCCGTTCTTCGGAAAGGCGCACGTCGCCTACATCCCGAGCAAGAAGATCCTCGGCTTGAGCAAGCTCGCCCGTCTCTTCGAGGTGTTCGCCCGCCGCTTGCAGGTCCAGGAGCGGCTGACGACCCAGGTCGCGACCTCGCTCATGGAGGCCATCGAGCCACAGGGCGTCGGCGTCGTCGTGGAGGCCGAGCACCTGTGCATGCGGATGCGCGGCGTCGAGAAGCAGAACTCCGTCGTGGTGACGAGCTGCATGCTCGGAACGTTCCGCACCCGGCAGGAGACGCGCGAGGAGTTCATGACGCTGATCCGCAGCCGGAACGGCCGGTAG
- a CDS encoding alanine--glyoxylate aminotransferase family protein, whose amino-acid sequence MIKKYLLAPGPTPVPESVLLAMAQPIFHHRTPQFEALFADTAKSLRALFKTGQDVVILASSGTGAMEAAVTNTTSPGDRVLVVNGGKFGERWGKIAVGCGLVVTEIKVEWGTAVDPAAIAKALQAHPETKLVLMQGSETSTTVLHPVAEVAKITRETDALLVVDGITAVGVLDLPMDALGIDVLLTGSQKALMLPPGLAFVALSEKAWKAVAASKQPRFYFDLKRERDNQQKHTTAWTPAISLIFGLHEALRLMFAEGLDNVFARHDRLARATRAGAEALGLKLVAPTAPSPATTGIFLPEGVPGKLVGYLRDQVGITFAGGQDQLKGKICRVAHLGYIGSFDIVTALAALEMGMAAFGRPVELGKGVGAAQKILMEGMPATPAA is encoded by the coding sequence ATGATCAAGAAATACTTGCTCGCCCCGGGTCCGACCCCCGTTCCCGAGTCCGTGCTGCTGGCGATGGCCCAGCCGATCTTCCATCACCGCACGCCCCAGTTCGAAGCCCTGTTCGCCGACACCGCGAAGTCGCTGCGGGCGCTCTTCAAGACCGGCCAGGACGTCGTCATCCTGGCGTCGTCGGGCACCGGCGCGATGGAGGCGGCGGTCACCAACACGACCTCGCCCGGAGATCGCGTGCTCGTGGTGAACGGCGGCAAGTTCGGCGAGCGCTGGGGCAAGATCGCCGTCGGCTGCGGCCTCGTCGTCACCGAGATCAAGGTCGAGTGGGGAACCGCGGTCGATCCGGCGGCGATCGCGAAGGCGCTGCAGGCGCATCCCGAGACGAAGCTCGTGCTGATGCAGGGCAGCGAGACGTCGACGACCGTGCTGCACCCGGTGGCGGAGGTCGCGAAGATCACGCGCGAGACCGATGCGCTGCTCGTCGTGGACGGCATCACGGCGGTCGGCGTGCTCGACCTGCCGATGGACGCGCTCGGCATCGACGTGCTGCTCACCGGCTCGCAGAAGGCGCTCATGCTGCCGCCGGGCCTCGCGTTCGTCGCGCTCTCCGAGAAGGCCTGGAAGGCGGTCGCCGCGTCGAAGCAACCGCGCTTCTACTTCGATCTCAAGCGCGAGCGCGACAACCAGCAGAAGCACACGACGGCGTGGACGCCGGCGATCTCGTTGATCTTCGGCTTGCACGAGGCGCTCCGCCTGATGTTCGCCGAAGGCCTCGACAACGTCTTCGCCCGCCACGATCGCCTCGCGCGCGCGACCCGCGCCGGCGCCGAGGCGCTCGGCTTGAAGCTCGTCGCGCCGACGGCGCCGAGCCCGGCAACGACCGGCATCTTCCTGCCCGAGGGCGTGCCCGGGAAGCTCGTCGGCTATCTCCGCGACCAGGTCGGCATCACGTTCGCCGGCGGCCAGGACCAGCTGAAGGGAAAGATCTGCCGGGTTGCGCACCTCGGCTACATCGGCAGCTTCGACATCGTGACCGCCCTGGCGGCTCTGGAGATGGGGATGGCGGCCTTCGGGCGTCCGGTGGAGCTCGGGAAGGGCGTCGGCGCCGCGCAGAAGATCCTCATGGAAGGCATGCCCGCCACGCCGGCGGCCTGA
- a CDS encoding TolC family protein, with protein MKTCRRIGIAVVVGLAALAGRAWAEDAAQPTAAMSGDPNGRAIIDTETSARREAEFDETPYMPQVFAHQWAYRAPAVETPDASVEETDTARLTVAEAVHQALLHNPGIAAQRLTPLRQREDVRTAEAIFDPIISGAVNKDRRKAPNSSALAGVLINVQENVNVNASFAKTLRTGGDFRIDFTNNRFVSNARFQGLIPQYEPELLFSLNQPLLRNFGLNFAYLLVDVTKLQSEAAAWQYRADLANFVKRVIAAYWIVVYTRQNLVVQQESLELARQTLRENQERVRVGLLAPVAVKEAESQAAAREQEVIVANNQLDNALRTLRQIVYLQKGEAFIPRPIEPIDRPRTTPVVVDAKTALNLALERRPEVQAQTYDLKSKQVTARVRENQLLPRLDFVGNFGLNGLSGDAVTVLDPSTGQQVQTPYDGPYWEALDRLTSKKFYSYQAGVEVEIPLGNAAAKSEYAKAKIDVSQSELTRRQLFSDISLEVSTAVNDVVANIKRIEASRIARELAEENLRNQQKRLEVGIATTKDVLDFQDDLTQARGVELRAATDYNVSLAELARSQGTLLDEYSVVIEVPGKRFTPWWARF; from the coding sequence ATGAAGACGTGTCGACGAATCGGGATCGCCGTGGTGGTGGGGCTCGCGGCGCTGGCCGGTCGCGCCTGGGCCGAGGACGCCGCCCAGCCGACGGCCGCGATGAGCGGCGATCCCAACGGCCGCGCCATCATCGACACCGAGACATCGGCCCGTCGCGAGGCCGAGTTCGACGAGACGCCCTACATGCCGCAGGTGTTCGCGCACCAATGGGCGTACCGCGCGCCCGCCGTCGAGACGCCCGACGCCTCCGTCGAGGAGACCGACACCGCCCGCCTGACGGTGGCCGAAGCCGTCCACCAGGCCCTGCTGCACAATCCCGGCATCGCCGCGCAGCGCCTGACGCCGCTCCGCCAGCGCGAGGACGTCCGCACCGCCGAGGCCATCTTCGACCCGATCATCTCCGGCGCCGTGAACAAGGACCGCCGCAAGGCGCCGAACTCCTCGGCGCTCGCCGGCGTGCTCATCAACGTGCAGGAGAACGTCAACGTCAATGCGTCGTTCGCGAAGACGCTCCGCACCGGCGGCGATTTCCGCATCGACTTCACGAACAACCGCTTCGTCTCGAACGCCCGCTTCCAGGGCTTGATCCCGCAATACGAGCCCGAGCTCCTGTTCTCGCTGAACCAGCCGCTGCTCAGGAACTTCGGCCTGAACTTCGCCTACCTCCTCGTCGACGTCACCAAGCTGCAGTCCGAAGCGGCGGCCTGGCAGTACCGCGCCGACCTCGCGAACTTCGTGAAGCGCGTGATCGCGGCCTACTGGATCGTCGTCTACACGCGTCAGAACCTCGTCGTGCAGCAGGAATCGCTCGAGCTCGCGCGCCAGACGCTGCGCGAGAACCAGGAGCGCGTGCGGGTCGGCCTGCTCGCGCCGGTCGCGGTGAAGGAGGCCGAGAGCCAGGCCGCCGCGCGCGAGCAGGAGGTGATCGTCGCCAACAACCAGCTCGACAACGCGCTCCGCACCCTGCGACAGATCGTCTACCTCCAGAAGGGCGAGGCCTTCATCCCCCGCCCGATCGAACCGATCGACCGGCCGCGCACGACGCCGGTCGTGGTCGACGCCAAGACGGCCCTCAACCTCGCCCTCGAAAGGCGGCCCGAGGTCCAGGCGCAAACCTACGACCTCAAGAGCAAGCAGGTGACGGCCCGCGTCCGCGAGAACCAGCTGCTCCCGCGCCTCGATTTCGTCGGCAACTTCGGACTCAACGGCCTCTCGGGCGACGCGGTCACCGTGCTCGATCCGAGCACGGGGCAGCAGGTGCAAACGCCCTACGACGGCCCGTACTGGGAAGCGCTCGACCGCCTCACGAGCAAGAAGTTCTACTCGTACCAGGCCGGCGTCGAGGTGGAGATCCCGCTCGGCAACGCCGCCGCCAAGAGCGAGTACGCGAAGGCCAAGATCGACGTCTCGCAGTCCGAGCTCACGCGCCGCCAGCTGTTCTCCGACATCAGCCTCGAGGTCTCGACCGCGGTGAACGACGTCGTCGCCAACATCAAACGCATCGAGGCGTCGCGGATCGCGCGCGAGCTCGCCGAGGAGAACCTGCGCAACCAGCAGAAGCGGCTCGAGGTCGGCATCGCCACGACCAAGGACGTCCTCGACTTCCAGGACGACCTGACGCAGGCCCGCGGCGTCGAGCTGCGGGCCGCGACCGACTACAACGTCTCGCTCGCCGAGCTCGCACGCTCCCAGGGGACGCTGCTCGACGAGTACTCGGTCGTGATCGAGGTCCCTGGCAAGCGCTTCACTCCGTGGTGGGCGCGCTTCTGA